A single window of Mangifera indica cultivar Alphonso chromosome 18, CATAS_Mindica_2.1, whole genome shotgun sequence DNA harbors:
- the LOC123202335 gene encoding plant intracellular Ras-group-related LRR protein 6, protein MDRILKAARTSGSLNLSNRSLRDVPNEVYQGLDTAGEGGKWWEAVDLQKLILAHNSIEVLREDLRNLPQLTVLNVSHNKLSELPTAIGGLHFLKSLDVSFNSIHKIPEEIGSATSLVKFDCSSNQLKELPSSLGRCSDLSDFKASNNVITSLPEDLANCKKLTKLDLEGNKLTTLPGNLIASWTMLTELNASKNLLIGIPETIGMLSRLIRLDLHQNRISSIPTSISGCSALMELYMGNNTLSTLPAEIGLLSKLGTLDLHSNQLKEYPAEACQLRLSVLDLSNNSFTGLPAELGKMTSLRKLLLIGNPLRTLRSSLVSGPTPALLKYLRSRLSESEDSEASTAKDVITMATRLSITSKELSLEGMNLSAVPSEVWESGEIIKLDLSRNSIQELPPELSSCVSLQTLILSRNKIKDWPGTILKSLSKLSCLKLDNNPLRQIPADGFKTVPMLQILDLSYNVASLPENPAFSSLPHLQELFLRRVQLHEVPSDILNLQQLRILNLSQNSLQSIPQGFKNLTSLTELDLSDNNIAALPPELGLLEPSLQALRLDGNPLRSIRRTILDRGTKAILKYLKDKLPEQ, encoded by the exons ATGGACCGGATATTGAAAGCTGCACGAACCTCTGGTTCTCTCAACTTATCGAATCGCTCCCTCAG GGATGTGCCGAATGAGGTATATCAAGGTTTGGATACTGCTGGAGAGGGTGGCAAGTGGTGGGAG GCTGTGGATTTGCAGAAGCTGATATTGGCTCATAATAGTATTGAAGTATTGAGGGAGGACCTGAGAAATTTGCCTCAACTTACTGTGCTGAATGTTAGCCACAATAAACTTTCTGAACTTCCGACTGCAATAGGAGG ACTTCACTTTCTTAAATCCTTAGATGTTTCCTTTAACTCAATTCATAAAATACCTGAGGAGATCGGATCTGCAACTTCACTTGTCAA GTTTGATTGTTCGAGCAATCAGCTTAAAGAACTACCAAGCTCTCTTGGAAGATGCTCAGATTTATCAGATTTCAAG GCATCAAACAATGTTATAACCAGCTTGCCAGAAGATCTAGCGAACTGTAAGAAATTGACAAAACTGGATTTAGAG GGGAacaaactaacaactttacctGGCAATTTGATTGCATCCTGGACCATGCTCACAGAACTCAATGCTT CAAAAAATTTGCTGATTGGTATTCCAGAAACCATTGGGATGCTTTCGAGGCTCATTCGTCTTGATCTTCACCAGAACA GAATTTCTTCAATCCCAACTTCAATATCTGGCTGTAGTGCCCTTATGGAATTATATATGGG GAATAACACATTGTCTACATTACCAGCAGAGATAGGGTTGCTTTCAAAGTTGGGGACATTAGACCTTCATTCAAACCAG TTGAAGGAGTATCCAGCAGAGGCATGCCAATTGCGACTTTCAGTCCTGGATCTTTCTAATAATTCATTTACTGGGTTGCCAGCTGAGCTTG GCAAGATGACTAGTCTGCGGAAACTGTTGCTTATAGGCAATCCTTTGAGAACTCTGAGAAG TTCATTGGTTTCTGGACCTACACCTGCTTTACTGAAGTATCTTCGAAGTAGACTTTCGGAGAGTGAAG ATTCGGAAGCCAGTACAGCTAAAGATGTGATCACCATGGCAACTCGATTGTCTATTACCTCAAAG GAACTTTCTTTGGAAGGGATGAATTTGAGTGCTGTCCCATCAGAAGTTTGGGAATCAGGTGAAATCATAAAACTTGATCTTTCTCGGAATTCCATTCAAGAGCTGCCACCTGAACTTTCTTCGTGTGTCTCCCTTCag ACTTTAATTTTATCTCGGAACAAAATTAAAGATTGGCCTGGCACAATTTTGAAGTCACTTTCTAAACTTTCATGTTTGAAGCTGGACAATAATCCTCTGAGACAG ATTCCGGCAGATGGATTTAAAACAGTTCCTATGCTTCAGATTTTGGATCTGAGTTATAACGTAGCTTCATTGCCAGAGAATCCAGCATTTTCAAGCTTACCGCACTTGCAGGAGCTTTTCCTGAG ACGAGTCCAGCTTCATGAAGTTCCATCAGATATATTGAACTTACAGCAACTGCGGATCCTCAACTTGAGTCAAAATTCCCTTCAGTCTATTCCTCAG ggTTTCAAAAACCTTACTTCGCTTACTGAGCTTGACCTGTCTGACAATAACATTGCTGCACTTCCTCCAGAGCTG GGTTTACTTGAACCCAGCCTACAGGCTTTGAGACTTGATGGAAATCCACTGAGAAG CATCCGGAGGACGATTTTGGACAGAGGCACCAAAGCGATTCTCAAATACTTGAAGGACAAACTTCCAGAGCAGTAG
- the LOC123202295 gene encoding PH, RCC1 and FYVE domains-containing protein 1-like isoform X3: MADRFRSASIEELPSHLIFEILITGRLSAVDLVCLELSSKLFGGRDELYPHKFRSLVDFAAFHLCASHSIYAEMSSKVQKELFYRCNENWKHVLRFLQSVEHSSGMVKTSAGNQMQITTERYHTLLISNSSVYSCGSNLCGVLGHGPETTQCGALTRINFPYAAHVVQVSATQNHAAFVLQSGEVFTCGDNSSYCCGHRDTSRPIFRPRLVDALKGVPCKQVAAGLNFTVFLTRQSHVYTCGSNIYGQLGHGDTVDRPTPRSITLLEAVGSVVQIAAGPSYVLAVTGNGEVYSFGSGSNFCLGHGEQHNEFQPRVIQTFRRKGIHVVCVSAGDEHAVALDSSGFVYTWGKGYCGALGHGDEIDKTIPELLSSLKSRLAIQFQCQMRWEGPFSFQHQVPSKCGFLSLH, from the exons ATGGCTGATCGGTTTAGGTCTGCTTCAATTGAGGAATTGCCCTCTCATTTGATTTTTGAGATTTTGATTACTGGTCGGCTTAGTGCAGTTGATCTAGTATGTCTAGAGTTGAGTTCTAAACTTTTTGGAGGGAGGGATGAGTTGTACCCCCATAAATTCCGGTCGCTGGTGGATTTTGCAGCATTTCATCTTTGTGCATCACATAGCATATATGCAGAGATGAGTTCGAAAGTACAGAAAGAGCTCTTTTATCGATGTAATGAAAATTGGAAGCATGTTTTGAGATTCTTGCAGTCTGTGGAGCATTCTTCTGGCATGGTCAAAACCTCAGCAGGCAAT CAGATGCAGATAACAACTGAAAGGTATCACACATTGCTGATCAGCAATTCCTCAGTTTACTCTTGTGGTTCCAATTTATGTGGTGTTCTTGGTCATGGTCCTGAAACAACACAGTGTGGAGCATTGACACGGATTAATTTTCCATATGCAGCACATGTGGTCCAAGTTTCAGCCACCCAAAATCATGCTGCTTTTGTTCTCCAGTCTGGAGAG GTTTTCACATGTGGAGATAATTCATCATATTGCTGTGGTCATAGAGATACAAGCCGTCCCATATTTAGGCCTAGGCTTGTTGATGCTCTGAAGGGAGTTCCTTGCAAGCAG GTTGCTGCAGGGCTTAATTTTACTGTGTTCCTAACAAGACAAAGTCATGTCTACACATGTGGGTCCAACATATACGGCCAGCTTGGTCATGGTGACACTGTAGACAGGCCAACACCCAGAAGTATTACATTACTTGAGGCAGTTGGCTCTGTCGTTCAGATTGCTGCTGGTCCAAGTTATGTCCTGGCAGTAACAGGAAATGGGGAAGTTTACTCATTTGGTTCTGGTTCCAATTTCTGTCTTGGACATGGAGAACAGCATAATGAGTTCCAACCGCGTGTGATCCAGACATTTAGGAGAAAGGGCATTCATGTAGTTTGTGTCTCTGCTGGTGACGAGCATGCAGTGGCACTTGATTCCAGTGGATTT GTATATACTTGGGGCAAAGGTTACTGTGGTGCTCTTGGCCATGGTGATGAGATTGATAAGACTATTCCAGAACTCTTGAGCAGCCTTAAGAGCCGCCTAGCTATCCAG TTTCAGTGTCAAATGCGATGGGAGGGGCCTTTTTCCTTCCAGCATCAGGTTCCCTCAAAATGTGGGTTTCTCAGTCTCCACTAG
- the LOC123202295 gene encoding ultraviolet-B receptor UVR8-like isoform X1 — protein sequence MADRFRSASIEELPSHLIFEILITGRLSAVDLVCLELSSKLFGGRDELYPHKFRSLVDFAAFHLCASHSIYAEMSSKVQKELFYRCNENWKHVLRFLQSVEHSSGMVKTSAGNQMQITTERYHTLLISNSSVYSCGSNLCGVLGHGPETTQCGALTRINFPYAAHVVQVSATQNHAAFVLQSGEVFTCGDNSSYCCGHRDTSRPIFRPRLVDALKGVPCKQVAAGLNFTVFLTRQSHVYTCGSNIYGQLGHGDTVDRPTPRSITLLEAVGSVVQIAAGPSYVLAVTGNGEVYSFGSGSNFCLGHGEQHNEFQPRVIQTFRRKGIHVVCVSAGDEHAVALDSSGFVYTWGKGYCGALGHGDEIDKTIPELLSSLKSRLAIQVCARKRKTFVLVDNGSVYGFGWMGFGSLGLTYDKVMKPRILDSLRGLHVSQISTGLYHTVVVTQQGRLFGFGDNERAQLGLDELRGSLQPTEIFLRKTEDEADVVSQSA from the exons ATGGCTGATCGGTTTAGGTCTGCTTCAATTGAGGAATTGCCCTCTCATTTGATTTTTGAGATTTTGATTACTGGTCGGCTTAGTGCAGTTGATCTAGTATGTCTAGAGTTGAGTTCTAAACTTTTTGGAGGGAGGGATGAGTTGTACCCCCATAAATTCCGGTCGCTGGTGGATTTTGCAGCATTTCATCTTTGTGCATCACATAGCATATATGCAGAGATGAGTTCGAAAGTACAGAAAGAGCTCTTTTATCGATGTAATGAAAATTGGAAGCATGTTTTGAGATTCTTGCAGTCTGTGGAGCATTCTTCTGGCATGGTCAAAACCTCAGCAGGCAAT CAGATGCAGATAACAACTGAAAGGTATCACACATTGCTGATCAGCAATTCCTCAGTTTACTCTTGTGGTTCCAATTTATGTGGTGTTCTTGGTCATGGTCCTGAAACAACACAGTGTGGAGCATTGACACGGATTAATTTTCCATATGCAGCACATGTGGTCCAAGTTTCAGCCACCCAAAATCATGCTGCTTTTGTTCTCCAGTCTGGAGAG GTTTTCACATGTGGAGATAATTCATCATATTGCTGTGGTCATAGAGATACAAGCCGTCCCATATTTAGGCCTAGGCTTGTTGATGCTCTGAAGGGAGTTCCTTGCAAGCAG GTTGCTGCAGGGCTTAATTTTACTGTGTTCCTAACAAGACAAAGTCATGTCTACACATGTGGGTCCAACATATACGGCCAGCTTGGTCATGGTGACACTGTAGACAGGCCAACACCCAGAAGTATTACATTACTTGAGGCAGTTGGCTCTGTCGTTCAGATTGCTGCTGGTCCAAGTTATGTCCTGGCAGTAACAGGAAATGGGGAAGTTTACTCATTTGGTTCTGGTTCCAATTTCTGTCTTGGACATGGAGAACAGCATAATGAGTTCCAACCGCGTGTGATCCAGACATTTAGGAGAAAGGGCATTCATGTAGTTTGTGTCTCTGCTGGTGACGAGCATGCAGTGGCACTTGATTCCAGTGGATTT GTATATACTTGGGGCAAAGGTTACTGTGGTGCTCTTGGCCATGGTGATGAGATTGATAAGACTATTCCAGAACTCTTGAGCAGCCTTAAGAGCCGCCTAGCTATCCAG gTCTGTGCTAGAAAGAGGAAAACTTTTGTTCTGGTTGATAATGGTTCGGTTTATGGCTTTGGGTGGATGGGGTTTGGTAGCCTTGGGCTTACATATGATAAAGTGATGAAGCCACGGATCCTCGACAGCTTAAGAGGTCTTCATGTTTCTCAAATTAGCACTGGTCTGTACCACACTGTTGTAGTCACTCAACAAGGACGACTATTTGGTTTTGGAGATAATGAGCGAGCCCAACTCGGACTCGATGAGTTAAGAGGAAGCCTTCAACCGACTGAAATTTTTCTTCGGAAAACTGAAGACGAGGCTGATGTTGTTTCCCAGAGTGCATGA
- the LOC123202295 gene encoding ultraviolet-B receptor UVR8-like isoform X2, which produces MADRFRSASIEELPSHLIFEILITGRLSAVDLVCLELSSKLFGGRDELYPHKFRSLVDFAAFHLCASHSIYAEMSSKVQKELFYRCNENWKHVLRFLQSVEHSSGMVKTSAGNMQITTERYHTLLISNSSVYSCGSNLCGVLGHGPETTQCGALTRINFPYAAHVVQVSATQNHAAFVLQSGEVFTCGDNSSYCCGHRDTSRPIFRPRLVDALKGVPCKQVAAGLNFTVFLTRQSHVYTCGSNIYGQLGHGDTVDRPTPRSITLLEAVGSVVQIAAGPSYVLAVTGNGEVYSFGSGSNFCLGHGEQHNEFQPRVIQTFRRKGIHVVCVSAGDEHAVALDSSGFVYTWGKGYCGALGHGDEIDKTIPELLSSLKSRLAIQVCARKRKTFVLVDNGSVYGFGWMGFGSLGLTYDKVMKPRILDSLRGLHVSQISTGLYHTVVVTQQGRLFGFGDNERAQLGLDELRGSLQPTEIFLRKTEDEADVVSQSA; this is translated from the exons ATGGCTGATCGGTTTAGGTCTGCTTCAATTGAGGAATTGCCCTCTCATTTGATTTTTGAGATTTTGATTACTGGTCGGCTTAGTGCAGTTGATCTAGTATGTCTAGAGTTGAGTTCTAAACTTTTTGGAGGGAGGGATGAGTTGTACCCCCATAAATTCCGGTCGCTGGTGGATTTTGCAGCATTTCATCTTTGTGCATCACATAGCATATATGCAGAGATGAGTTCGAAAGTACAGAAAGAGCTCTTTTATCGATGTAATGAAAATTGGAAGCATGTTTTGAGATTCTTGCAGTCTGTGGAGCATTCTTCTGGCATGGTCAAAACCTCAGCAGGCAAT ATGCAGATAACAACTGAAAGGTATCACACATTGCTGATCAGCAATTCCTCAGTTTACTCTTGTGGTTCCAATTTATGTGGTGTTCTTGGTCATGGTCCTGAAACAACACAGTGTGGAGCATTGACACGGATTAATTTTCCATATGCAGCACATGTGGTCCAAGTTTCAGCCACCCAAAATCATGCTGCTTTTGTTCTCCAGTCTGGAGAG GTTTTCACATGTGGAGATAATTCATCATATTGCTGTGGTCATAGAGATACAAGCCGTCCCATATTTAGGCCTAGGCTTGTTGATGCTCTGAAGGGAGTTCCTTGCAAGCAG GTTGCTGCAGGGCTTAATTTTACTGTGTTCCTAACAAGACAAAGTCATGTCTACACATGTGGGTCCAACATATACGGCCAGCTTGGTCATGGTGACACTGTAGACAGGCCAACACCCAGAAGTATTACATTACTTGAGGCAGTTGGCTCTGTCGTTCAGATTGCTGCTGGTCCAAGTTATGTCCTGGCAGTAACAGGAAATGGGGAAGTTTACTCATTTGGTTCTGGTTCCAATTTCTGTCTTGGACATGGAGAACAGCATAATGAGTTCCAACCGCGTGTGATCCAGACATTTAGGAGAAAGGGCATTCATGTAGTTTGTGTCTCTGCTGGTGACGAGCATGCAGTGGCACTTGATTCCAGTGGATTT GTATATACTTGGGGCAAAGGTTACTGTGGTGCTCTTGGCCATGGTGATGAGATTGATAAGACTATTCCAGAACTCTTGAGCAGCCTTAAGAGCCGCCTAGCTATCCAG gTCTGTGCTAGAAAGAGGAAAACTTTTGTTCTGGTTGATAATGGTTCGGTTTATGGCTTTGGGTGGATGGGGTTTGGTAGCCTTGGGCTTACATATGATAAAGTGATGAAGCCACGGATCCTCGACAGCTTAAGAGGTCTTCATGTTTCTCAAATTAGCACTGGTCTGTACCACACTGTTGTAGTCACTCAACAAGGACGACTATTTGGTTTTGGAGATAATGAGCGAGCCCAACTCGGACTCGATGAGTTAAGAGGAAGCCTTCAACCGACTGAAATTTTTCTTCGGAAAACTGAAGACGAGGCTGATGTTGTTTCCCAGAGTGCATGA